The Seriola aureovittata isolate HTS-2021-v1 ecotype China chromosome 3, ASM2101889v1, whole genome shotgun sequence genome includes a region encoding these proteins:
- the LOC130165958 gene encoding cytochrome P450 2U1 yields the protein MFPLKLLEQMTSSVSHVNIVSLIVFLLVYYLVRFYQKQRYFANIPPGPKPWPVVGNFGGFIIPSFIQRRLGRRSESADVMKNALVILTEQANIYGNVYSLFVGSQLIVVLNGYEVVKDALSNHPEVFSDRPDIPAVTIMTKRKGIVFAPYGPIWKKQRKFCHTILRNFGLGKLSFEPCILQGLATIKTELLRQNETSGGAGVNLAPLISNAVSNVICSMILGQRFHHEDREFRTLLDLMERGLEICVNSPAVLINIFPLLYYLPFGVFKELRQVEGDITSFLKRIIAKHQETLDPENPRDLVDMYLMEMLAQQAAGEKDSSFTDDYLFYIVGDLFIAGTDTTANSILWILLYMVLYPDIQDMVQAEIDEVVGRHRGPSMTDKGSLPFTEATIMEVQRLTVVVPLGIPHMASKTTVFRGHTIPKGTVILPNLWSVHRDPTLWEDPDGFNPARFLDDEGKLLRKECFIPFGIGRRVCMGEQLAKMELFLTVTSLLQAFKFRLPEGKPPPPLHGRFGLTLSPCPYTVCVSTRR from the exons ATGTTTCCGCTGAAATTGCTGGAGCAAATGACCAGCTCCGTGTCACATGTAAACATTGTATCTTTGATAGTTTTCTTGCTGGTGTATTATTTAGTTCGTTTTTATCAGAAACAACGGTACTTCGCAAATATCCCTCCAGGTCCCAAACCATGGCCTGTTGTCGGCAACTTCGGTGGTTTTATCATCCCTTCTTTCATCCAGAGGCGGCTAGGACGGCGCTCCGAGAGCGCCGACGTTATGAAAAACGCTCTAGTCATTTTAACGGAGCAAGCCAACATTTATGGTAACGTGTACAGCCTTTTTGTAGGGAGCCAGTTGATCGTTGTGCTTAATGGTTATGAAGTTGTCAAGGATGCTCTCTCCAACCATCCCGAGGTGTTCTCTGACAGGCCAGATATCCCTGCTGTCACTATCATGACTAAACGCAAAG GAATTGTCTTCGCACCTTATGGGCCCATATGGAAAAAGCAACGCAAGTTCTGCCACACCATACTCCGAAATTTTGGCCTGGGGAAGTTGAGCTTTGAGCCATGCATCCTGCAAGGCCTGGCCACCATCAAAACAGAGCTGCTCCGACAGAATGAGACGTCCGGTGGTGCCGGTGTGAACCTGGCCCCGCTGATCAGCAACGCTGTGTCAAACGTCATCTGCTCAATGATCCTGGGTCAACGCTTCCATCATGAAGATCGCGAGTTCCGCACATTGCTGGACCTGATGGAGCGTGGACTGGAGATCTGTGTGAACAGCCCTGCAGTACTCATCAACATCTTTCCACTGCTCTACTATTTGCCTTTTGGGGTCTTCAAGGAGCTGAGGCAGGTGGAAGGAGACATCACATCGTTTCTGAAGAGGATTATTGCAAAACATCAGGAAACATTAGATCCTGAAAACCCAAGGGATCTTGTAGACATGTACTTGATGGAGATGTTGGCCCAGCAAGCTGCTGGAGAGAAGGACAGCAGCTTCACAGACGATTATCTCTTTTATATAGTAGGAGATCTCTTCATCGCCGGCACCGACACTACCGCAAATTCAATTTTGTGGATTCTGCTCTACATGGTGTTATACCCTGATATCCAAG ACATGGTCCAGGCAGAGATTGATGAGGTGGTGGGAAGACATCGGGGCCCATCTATGACCGATAAGGGAAGTTTGCCCTTTACTGAAGCCACCatcatggaggtgcagagatTAACTGTGGTGGTTCCTCTGGGTATTCCACATATGGCCTCCAAGACAACAG TGTTCAGAGGCCACACTATTCCCAAAGGAACTGTTATTTTGCCCAATCTGTGGTCTGTCCATAGAGATCCCACTCTATGGGAAGACCCGGACGGTTTCAACCCAGCACGCTTCTTGGATGATGAAGGAAAGTTGCTCAGGAAGGAGTGCTTTATACCATTTGGCATTG GTCGCAGGGTGTGTATGGGTGAACAGCTGGCGAAGATGGAGCTGTTCCTGACGGTTACTAGCTTATTGCAGGCCTTTAAATTCAGACTCCCAGAGGGaaagcctcctcctcctctgcacgGACGCTTTGGCCTGACGCTGTCACCCTGCccatacactgtgtgtgtgagcactcGCCGTTGA
- the hadh gene encoding hydroxyacyl-coenzyme A dehydrogenase, mitochondrial: MAFFTHQICRSFSSSAVRNVVIKHVTIIGGGQMGAGIAQVAASTGHSVTLVDTNDDILKKSVKGIEGSLKRVVKKKYADKPEAGEEFIQKVLQNVSTSTDAGSAAQSSDLVLEAIVENLKIKQDLFGRLDKLAPPHTIFASNTSSLPISDIASSTNRLDRFGGLHFFNPVPMMKLVEVIGTSATSQDTFDSLLNFSKMLGKTPVSCKDTPGFIVNRLLVPYIMEAIRLYERGHGSKEDIDIAMKLGAGYPMGPFELSDYVGLDTMKFIMDGWSAKDPHNPLFAPSELLNKLVAEGKYGKKTGEGFYKYK; encoded by the exons atggcTTTCTTTACCCACCAGATCTGCAGAAGTTTCTCGTCCTCGGCTGTGAGGAATGTTGTTATTAAACACGTGACGATCATCGGAGGTGGACAGATGGGTGCAGGAATTGCACAG GTTGCTGCATCGACGGGCCACTCGGTGACGCTGGTGGACACAAATGACGACATCCTGAAAAAGTCTGTCAAAGGAATCGAAGGGAGCCTTAAAAGAGTGGTCAAGAAGAAGTACGCTGATAAGCCAGAG GCAGGTGAAGAGTTCATCCAGAAAGTCTTGCAGAATGTTTCTACCTCGACAGACGCTGGATCTGCTGCGCAGAGCTCGGATCTTGTGTTGGAGGCCATTGTGGAAAATCTAAAAATCAAGCAGGATCTCTTCGGTCGTCTTGACAAGCTGGCACCGCC ACACACCATCTTCGCCAGCAACACATCCTCCCTGCCTATCTCTGACATCGCCAGCTCCACCAACCGGCTGGACAGATTCGGCGGCCTCCACTTCTTCAACCCGGTCCCTATGATGAAGCTTGTAGAG GTCATTGGAACCTCAGCAACAAGCCAAGACACTTTTGATTCCCTCCTGAACTTCAGCAAAATGCTTGGAAAAACACCCGTGTCCTGCAAG GATACACCAGGATTCATTGTAAACCGCCTGCTTGTTCCTTACATAATGGAGGCCATCCGGTTGTATGAGAGAG GTCATGGATCTAAAGAGGACATTGATATTGCCATGAAACTTGGTGCTGGTTATCCCATGGGACCCTTTGAGCTCTCGGACTATGTAGGACTAGACACAATGAAATTCATTATGGATG GTTGGAGTGCAAAGGATCCCCACAACCCACTCTTTGCCCCGAGTGAATTGCTGAACAAGTTGGTTGCGGAGGGCAAATATGGCAAAAAGACGGGAGAAGGATTCTACAAGTACAAGTAA